In Methanofollis aquaemaris, the genomic window TTCGAGTCACGACGACCTCGGCAAGCCCCTGTTTGATCAGGACATCATAGATATGATCGACATCCCGCTGCGACACATTGAGCATATTCTCGATCGATGCCGTGTCCATCCCGCTGTAGACAAGCATCGCGACCTGCGCCGACTGGGGATCGAGTTCGTTGCCCGCCATATCCATCCCCTTTGTGGACTCCTTGAGAAAATTGTAGAGCACCTGGAGGGTCGTGATCGGACAGAGGACCAGACTGGTGACCACATCACTCTCCTCAATGTGGTCGATCTTGATGACATCGATATTCTTGCCCTGGACCTCCCGCTTGGTCATCTCGATCGAGGCGACATCATCCATGGGCACGCAGATCTGGTGATCCTTCGAGAAGAACCAGATGCCCGACACCAGGACGGCGATACCCCCTTTCTCCCAGTTTGCATCCTTGACAAAGACGCCTCCCCTCACTGCCGGGGACATGAAGAAGGTGCTGAGGCGGTACGCACTGCATGAGGCGAGGATCTGTCTCTTCACAATACTGAGCACCTTTGCGACCGATGCGATCCTGATGGGATCCTTCTGTCCCTTTATCACAATGCTGAGAACACTACCCTTTGCCTCAAGGTCGACAATCGATTTGTACTGGACAGCAAGGGTGTTGTCCGAGGACTTCATACCCTCAGCGTCCAGAGCGAGTTTTGCAGCGATCCATTTTCCCTGCACTTCGATCTTCACCGGCAGACTACTCATTTCGCATTCACCTTCGTCTTCTTTGCCTTCTTGGGCTTCAACATCCCCATAGTCTCCTCAAGCTCTCCGAGCAGATCCTTGGCCTCGAATTTCTTTCCTTTGAGATCGCGCAGCAGGCTGTCATGATCTTCGGTCTTCTTCTTCTTGACATCTTCTTTGAGAAGACTCATCAGGTCATTCGGGTCTCCGCTGCCGGTCGCGAAGGCGACCATGTCAACACCACTACCGTCTTCTTCTTCCCCGGCGGATGCTGCCGCCGCACCGCCGGCATCCTGCGGCGGGGCGATGTCAGCCTGCAATGTCTCGGTCAGGGACGGGGCATTCTCTTCTTCAGGTTCAGGCTGAAGGTCATCGATCTCGGCATCAGAGAGATCGAGCGAGTCGAGGTCGACCTCGTCGAAGCCGTCGAGGTCTTCGGAAAGATCGCTGTCCAGATCCTCGATCTCCCCGAGTTCTGCAAACTCTTCGAGTTCTTCGGCATGTGCCTCCAGGATCGCGGAGACCGCCGAAAGGTCGGCCGACACTCCGGGCACCTCGGCGTCGAGGGGGATTTCCAGGGCAGACCCGGAGTCCAGTTCCTCGTCCCCAAGGTCAAGCCCTTCAAGGTCATCGTCGAACTCATCGTCACCGAGAGCAAGAGCGCCCACTCCTCCTGCTCCGGCCGACGCCTCGGACGCAGAGACCGCTCCGCCGGAAGCCATTGCAACTTCAAGAGCCGAATCGATCTCCTTCAATTTTTCGTCTTTATGGAAGAGCGTTGCCTTCAGCCTTTCAGCACCGCCTCTGAATACCCCGGAGAGTTGTGCGCATGCCAGACGGAGAGAGACTAATGTATCCTGATCCTGCTTCTTCGTGAGTATCGCATTCTCTCTGCCCGCACTGTCCTGCCCTTCAGTCTTCTCTCTCCTGACCCTGAATTCCTGGATAGCCTTCTTGATCTGACTTGGCTTGAGGTCCGAGAGTCTGGCGGCCCCGAAGATAAAGAGGGTGAGAGAGCCTGCGACGACGGTCCCGATAAGCAGCAGTTCAGTCGGAACATCATAGAGAATGAAGACTGAGCCGATGGTCACTGTCGAGAGAAAGATGAGCAACCGCCTGACGGTCGGATCGATTGTGGGGAAACTGATCTTTTTCATGTTAAACCGCTCCAAACTGGGGAATCTGGAAGAAGAATTCGATAATCGGCGGTACGATGAGGATAAGCATCCCGGTGATGGCGAAGAGGAGCGCCGAGAGGAAATAAACCATGTACCGGTCCCCCCCTACGACAACCTTGCCTGCGATGATGTTGGACATGGTGATCATCAGGAGGATGATCATCACGAAAGGAACCATCTTGTCCTCAGGGAAGTTGACAAACATGGTCATCGAGCCCATCATCGATCCGGCGATCGAATCCGACGAGGTGAGAGCCGCCTGGTTCTCGCCCAGCGATGCCATCACGTTGGTGACGGCCTTCGACATCGTGTGGAGGATCTCATAGAGGGTCAGGAAGATCCCGACCATGGCGATGTGCATGGGGACCAGGAGGACAATAAACCCGGTCGCCACCATATCGCGCTTCCGGCGCAGGAGCACCTGCGAGAGCATGGACGATCCCACGATCTTACCGATGACTCCCGGCGCTCCGCCGAGTGCGACCGAGTCCCGGAAGATGTTCATATACTTTGCAATGAGGTTTGTCCCGCAGTCGCCGATGAACCGCTCCCAGGTCAGCGCCTCTTCAAGCCCCAGGTTCAACTTGGTATAGGCCGAGTTGATGAGAGGTTCGAGGGCGACGAGAGACTTGCGGTCGACCTCCCGGATCGCCTCGACCATGGTGGTGCCCTTCCCTTCCATGATCGATCCCACACCCCGGATAAATGCCGGGAAATCCTCGTCCCTGAGCACCACATTGTGGTTGTCGATGTACCCGATGATCCCGAGGGGGGCAAGCAGGAGACCGATCATCAGGTAGACCATTCCGGTGTTCACTCCTGCCAGAAGAAGGAGGAGAACACCGACCGCGGTGATCCCGAGGATCGGTTTCTGCAGCCTGTCGATCATCGCTTGTTCACGCGAACACCAGTGGTTCATCGAACGGTCGATGGTCTTCTCGTCGACCGGGACGGCGCGATACATCAGGGTGACGCCGAACCCGGAGGTGAGCAGGACCATGGCATAGGCCATGTTGAGTGCGGAATCGATCCCGCTCGGTGCATAGATCGCGACCGAGATCATGAGGATGATCGCAATGAGCATCGAGGAGAAGAGGAGGGCGATATAGGCGTCGCCCCACTTTTTCAGCATCTCAAAGCCCTGTTCGAAGGTGTTGCGGTAGACATTGCGGGCGGTGCCCAATTCCATCTCCAGGAAGTCGCCGTCAGGCACCCCTGACTCGATGGAGTTGGCGTACCGGTTGAACATGCTCCTGAGCATGTCGTTGTGGACCCGGTCGGCCACCATCCTGAGCCCCTCGGCATACCCGTAGTTCCAGCGTTTGACAAAGAAGACAACCTTCTGGATGTACTTTGTCGAGATGTACTCGTACCGGTTTGCGGTGTACTCGAAGAGTTCGGGCCTGGAGACGTCTGCCGTCATCGCCGAAGCCATGTATGTCGTCATGAAGACCAGGTCCCCTTCCATCTTCTTGTTCTCGGAGATCTCGGCGACCTTTGTCTTCACCGCCTTGAACTCTCCTTCGAAGGGGACTGTCCCGCCGTTCTTCTCGGCGAGTTTGCTCTTCACCGACTCAAACATCTCTCAGACCTCGATATCAAGGAGACCCTGTTTCTTGATCTTCGAGATCATGTGGAAGAGATCCCAGAACCTGATATACCCGGCATCGTTGAGCCTCTGCAGGATCTTCGCCCGTTTCTCGACCTCAAAGTAGATCTCGTTTCTCTTGCTTTCCGGGATGCCGAGCAGGGTCGCGATCTTGTTCTCAAGCAGATAACTGCTCCCCCGCCCGGAAAAGACATGCTCGTCGGTGACCGGGTCCCAGTGGAACATCTCGACAAAGGAGAAGCCCTGGGACTGGGGATCATAGCCGACAAGTTCGTTGATGCTGAGGATCCTTCGTACGGTCCCGCCGCCCGGTCTGCGGACCGCACTCTGGATGAGGACGATGTTGAGGTTGTCCACATGGGTTTTCGGGATATTGATCGGGTCACCGCAGAGACGCTGGATCAATTTTTCCACCGACGCGGCGTGGAAGGTGCTCATGACCGGGTGGCCGGTCTGCATGGCCGAGAAGGCGACGCTCCCTTCGATACCACGGATTTCACCCACCAGGATCTGGTTGGGACGCTGACGGAGGGCGGCTTTCAGCAGGTCGAACATCGTCACGTCCGAGCCCTCGCCCTCGCCCTTACCCTTCCCCTTCGCGACCTCGCGCGTCCAGTTCCGGTGCGGCACGGTCAGTTCGGGGGTATCCTCGATGGTCACGATCTTGTTCTCAGGCGGGAGAAAGGTGGTGATGGCGTTGAGGGTGGTCGTCTTCCCACTCGCCGTCTCCCCGCTCACGAAGAGGGACATCCCGAACTCAAGGCAGATCCAGAGGTACGCCGCGATCGTGAAGTCGCAGGTCTTGGAACTGATGAGGTGGAGGATGGAGAGCGGTTCTTCATTCACTCTCCTGATCGTGAAGTTGCTCCCGTGCCGACTGATGTCGCTGCCGTACACGATGTTGATACGCGACCCGTCAGGGAGGGTGGCGTCCACCACCGGGTTGCGGTAGGTGATCGGTTTCTTGATCCGCTCGGCCATCTTGATGACAAAATGGTCGAGGGGGCCGGATTCCGTGAACCCGATCACCGACTTGAGCCCCTTGAAGACCTTGTGCTCGATGAAGATCGGGCCGACGCCGTCGCAGGAGATATCCTCGATATAGGGGTCGGAGAGGAAGGGCTTGAGGATGCCCATCTCGATCTTGTCCCTGACCATCATGTACTCGAGCGCCCGGTGTTCCTGGGGGGTGACCACGATCCGCCCGTCAGGGAGTCTGGTGACCCCTGTGTCCACCTCGCTGGTGTCAAGTTTCTTCTTTGCCGAGAAGTCGGTGTTGAGGAACTTGACAACTTTGTCCTTGACCGAGGTCTTCTGGATGCCTTTGAGGAGGTCGGAACTGATCTCCTCGCCCGACTCTTTGATGTACACGATCTCATGGATCAGTTTCTTCAGGACCACCGTCCGCTCCTCGTTGGTGATCGGGTCTTTATCCAGGGCATCCAGGAGGTCGATGAGCCTGGCCTCGACTGCCGGCATCAGATAGTTGACACTGTGGAGGAAGGAGGGCTCGATCGGGATATAGTAGTTCCTGACATCTTCGGGGTCCTGAAGGATGTGAATGAATGTGTCACCGTCAGCCGGGTAGATGAGGTTGAGGTTCTCAATGTTTCTGGCGTCCCGCCCGAGTTCAGAGAAGAAGAGCGGGATCCCATACTGGTTCACCGGGAAGATGTTGAGGTACTCGAGAAGGTGAGGGCTCTGCTTCACGTACTCTCTCGCATTGGAGGGGAGCATCCGGTACAGGGCAGAGGACTCGGGGTCTGCATAGCAACCGCTCAGATCCTCGTTTGCCTCTGTTTTGAATGGGAGTTTTGCTGAAACAAAGAGTGGTGCGCCCATATCAGACCTTCGCGTAGGTCATCGGAATAATCTTCATGCCATAACCTGGGTGGACCTCGAAACTGATGATGTTCCCGGTGGTCCTCTGTGCCCCGCGTACCTTTACGACCTCAAGCATCATGACGTACTTGTCGCCGACAAGTGCCTTCTTCATGAAGAGGTGGGCGTCGCAGATCGATCTGATACGCACCAGGGTGTCGGCCTCGAAGGCGTAGGTGTGCAGGGTGATCAGGATCGTCTTGCCGTGGTCGACGAGGTTTTTGCAGTTCGTGAAGAAGGTGAGGATCATGTCGGTGGAGGCGTATTCCGTGAAAAGCGTGAGTGAATCGATGACCGCCACCTCGGCCTTGCTCTGATGGATCTGCGCGATGATGGCCTGGAGGATGCCCTGCATGTCCTCTTTCTTCCACTCAAACCCGACGGTATGCAGGGGATAGGTTCGCAGATATCCCCAGGCAAAGTAGTCGGAGATGTCCAGGCTCATTGACTCCATCTGGCTGATGAAACTCTTGGTGGTGTTCTCGGTGGTGAAGAGGTCGACGTTGAGTCCCTGCTTCATCGCTCCCCAGATGATCTGCTGGGTGAGCACGCTCTTGCCGGTGTCGTTCTCCCCTTCGATGAGGGTGAGCGACTCGAGGGGCAGGCCGTCGGCAATCTTCTTGTCCAGTTCCGTGTTTCCTGTGGAGAGGATCTTCTTGTCCGCCCCGCCAAGGAGGTCGCCAAGGGAGTTGTCTGATTGTTCCGCCATGGTATCACCTGAGATATGCAGAGTCTGAGACGCCGTTCGACGTCGTTACCTGGGCCCAGTCGGGCTGGGCGCCTTCGTAATGGATCGACATATTGATCCTTTCATCTGGATCGAGTTCATGGGGATGGATGGCATCGGGCTGGATCGAGACCCACGACCAGGTGCCGGCACCGCCTGCGGTGTTATAGGGATAATAGATCGGGGTTGTTTTCTCAGTGGCGGTGAAGACCACCATCTGGTCGAACTTCAGGATCGGTTCGTTGCCGGTGTTCTCCACCAGGAGATAGAAGGTCGAGGCGCTGGTGTCTACAGAGTGATCGATGATTGTAATCGACGTATGGAGACGGGACTCCTGTACCTGGACCAGGTCTTTGTGGGCGGCGGCGACCACCTCTGCGGTGACAAGGGTGCCGCCGATGATCGTGTAGGCGACGACAATGATGAGGACAATCGATATTGCCGATGCAACCAGTGACCCCGCTCCCATGCTCATGCACCTGCCGTGAACTCTGTCGACCTCACCGTCCCGCCGGGCAGCACGATCTGGAAATAGACGACATCTCCGGACACTGTAGGAAGAAGGTTGCAATCATCGATGTCAATCAGGATCGTCTCACCTGGCAGCCAGTATTTTGAGTCTCCATCAAGGACATCATAGGTCCAGCCTGAAGAATAAGAGATCCGGTTGAATTCGCCGGGTTTGCCGATGAAGATGTCAGATGAAGACAGTTCATTTACTGCAATCCGGGTTGAACCGAGATTTTTAATCCAGATATCCGCACTCTTGTTCGAGGCTGAGACATAGGCATTGATGATCTTGATATCTGTCCGGGCCTGCTGATCCACGGCATGAGAAGTAGATCCTGCAGTGTCAGAAATAGTATAAATTATGGGGAAAATTGCATTAACGAGCACTCCGGCTGCTATTACAGCACCGATTAGCAATATAGCAGTCGTAATGGTTTCGCTCGACATCCATCATATCCTGTTCAAATCCTTTCCAGCGATTTGATCCAGTCATCGCTGGTGTCTTTCTCGATCTCTTCCTGCTTTTCGCCTTCGACTTTTGTGGACTTGTTGTCCATCAGCACCTGGATCATGTCCCGGTCGAGGGAGATGTCGTTGGGGTCAAGGATGCGGTTGAGGACATAGAGTTCTGAGACAAATTCTTCTGCTTTGATCTCGTCGGCCTCGCCGAGGGAGGGGGGCATGAGCCTGGCGATCTCTTTGACCTGCGCGATCTCGTCGCGTTCCAGGTAGCCCATGGAGGAGTACGAGTCGAGCATGATCTCAAGTCGGTCAAGGCCGTATTTCTTGACAGCCTTGCCGGTCCACTCAAAGAGCCGGTGGACTTTCTGGAGGCGGATTTTGCTCTGTTTTGGGTGTTCGGAGGACTGATGCTGGTTTGCGGCGAGCTGCGCCTGAAGGGCGGCAAGCATCTCGCTGTCGGCCTGAAGACCTGCGAGGTCAGATCCGAGATCAGGTTTTTTCTGTTTTTTCGGTCTGGTCTTGACCTCTTCCTCTTCTTCCTCTATTTCTTCTTCCTCTTCTTCGGCGTCCGCCGTGTCTATGGGGGGCGCCTGGGCAAAGCCGCTTGCAGCAAAGACGAAGGGGTTCTCCATCTCGTTCATCCGCTCCCTGATGTCGATGAGGAGCTTCTTGATCGATGACTTGACGAGGTCAACCTCACGCTCAAGGTTTGCGAGTTTGACCTCAGGATCGTCTGCCGACGCGGCGCCGAGAATTTGATCAACCTGTGCCTGGTTCACCGTCATTCCACATCACCATTCCCTTTTTCAGAGTTCGACCTCAAAAAAAAGGGGGTTAGTAGATTCAAATCCTCACTCGAAGAGGAGGGTAACGTTGTCGACCTGTGTCGGCACGTACTTCTTCAGCTGGAGGGTCGCACCGACCGCAGGCTTGAGTTCAATGCCGAACTGATCGCCGGAGACTGCAGTTGCATCTGCCGGAATCGAGACGTTAATGAGGAACTGTTCGCCCCTCTGCACGAGGGTGTCGTCGTTCCCGTTCAGGATCTGCTCGACAGACCAGTTGCCTGCACCAGGGACACCAGGGGTAATCTTACCGGTCTTTCTGTCCACAGAGGAACTCCGGTTGACAATGTACTGGCCGCCCTTATCGGTATAGGTCATCAGGACGTCTCCGACATCATAGGCGCTACCGCCGGCAGTCGTCGAGATGGTAAAGAGGACGTTCGTCAGATTATCATGGGACGATCCGCCGAGGCCGACGACATTGCCGACGATCTCGACGCTCGAACTGGCCTGTGCCATACTGCTGTGGACGACTTCCTGGCTCTTCTGGGAGGTGAAGAAACCAGCGCCGAGCATCACATACGAGAAGACCGCTGCGACCACAACAAATGCGATGAGCACGATTGCAGCCTCAAGGCCGGTAAATGCTTCTTCCTGCTTGAAAGATCTCATTTCTGTCTCACCTCAGTACACTTCGTAGAATCTCTTATCTTCAATCCGCGTGGGGGCGGTCCGTGCGAGGGACAGTGCGGCACCGACCGACGGCTTCACGTCGATGGTGAAGACCTGCTTCGGGCTGACAGAAACATCATTCAGGGGCACATCAACTTTCACCAGTTCGCCGGCCTCAAGGAGGCTGTCGGAGTCGGTATCGTTGTTGTACCAGGTGTATCCTACCTGCGTACTGTTCAGCAACGCGAAGGCGTTGTCCGTGGTCACCGCATATGCAGTCCTGCTGAGGTCGACGGGCGTACCGCCAGAGGTCAGCTGGAGATAAAAGGTCGCATTGGCCAGTTTGTCGCTGGCGCCACCTATCACGACGACGCTGCCCGCCAGATCGACCGACGAACTCGTCTGAGAAGTCGCCGTGTGGACGACTTCCTGGCTCTTCTGGGAGGTGAAGAAACCAGCGCCGAGCATCATGTACGAGAACACAGCGGCCACGACGACGAAGGCGATCAGGACGATCGCAGCCTCGAGACCGGTGAATGCCTCATCATTCTTTCCGAATTTTCTCATAACTTCACCCTAGATTTTCAGTGAACGCTGGACCCGTCCAACATTCCTACCAAGTAACTCTACATCCGAATATATATAGATTCGCATTTTTATGCCGGCACGTTCAATTCTTTTATCGGGAATACCATCCCAATCAATTCTCAATTCAAAGATAGAAGAATTTTTATGCACCCTGAAATCATATAGATCGAGAGCAAACAGATGGAGAAAGAAGACGTAATCAGCCTGGTGGCTGGAATCGCCATTGTGATCATCGTCGCTTTTGTCGTAAAGCCCATGGTTCAGGGAGAGACGCCGGGCCAGGCCATACCAAGCGCAGAAGGACAGGCAGGAGTCGGCGCTGTCCTGACGCCAACCATTCCCGCGCCCCCGCTCCAGACACCCACACCCGTGCCGACCTGGGACGGGAAGACAAAGGAAGTCGGTTTCGTCGACCCCGCGTCGTACAACATCAACCTATCAAATGACGGGATCGGCAGGGGCGTCAAGATCCCCCCCGTGATCCCGACAAAGTATCACATGGTCGCGTACGCCAGGATCCAGGGGAAGGGTAGTGGTACGACCGAGATCATTCGCATCCCGTTCCCGTACTGGGAACTCTGGTATGATGCCGACCCATACAGCACCGACTTCTGCTTCTTCAATGTCCAGGTGATGGACGCGGACGACCCCAACCGGTTCGTGCGGATCCTCTCCCACCCGTACACCGACTTCAAGAGCAACGATGACAAGAAGAGCGGATGGACAGAACAGTTCTATGAGGGCAACGGCGATTACTGGTTTGTGATCAACACCCAGATGATCCGATCCTATGACCTCAGGGTCATGGTGCCCGAACAGTACGCGCACCCCGAGAACTCGTAAGGCCGGCAGACCGGGAAAACCGGCCGGCACACTCTTTTATTATCCAGTGTTTCATTCTCTCCTATGTACGGGATCTCCACCTATGCCCTCCATACCCTCCCACTCGCCGAGGCGCTGGACCGGATCGCGGCCCTGACCGGATATGTCGAGGTGATGGACGACGGGCTTCACTTCCTTGAGAATGCAGAGCCGCTCCTCTCCTATGACCTCCGTTACACCATCCATGCGCCGTCCAGGAGCGTCAACATCGCCAGCACCCTTGAACCGATCCGGCGGGCAAGCGTCGAGGTGATCACCGACTGTTTCTCCATTGCGGCGGAGGTGGGTGCCGACGTGGTTATCCATCCGGGGTACTTCGCATGGGAGGCCGACAAAGAGGAGGCGCGCCGGCAGTTCGGACGGTCGCTGGACGAACTCTCGGGGGCGGCCATGGAACGATCGATCAACTATGCGGTGGAGAACATGGCATGGGAGTTCTTCCTCCTCCAGACTCCCGACGAACTCCCCCTGCCCGGAGATGTGGGACTTGTCCTCGATGTGGGCCATGCCAACATCAGGAGATGTCTTCCCGCATTCCTCGACCACCCGATCTCCCACTTCCATCTTCATGACAATGACGGGAGTGCCGACACCCACTCGCCGGTGGGTACCGGGACCGTCGATTTTGCCGCGGTGATGAAAGCGGTCAGGAGGAGCGGCGTTGACCCGGTGATCGAAGTGAAAGAGATCGAAGGCGCGATTGAGAGCATTGAGAAACTTGAAGGGATTTACGGATAGATTCCAACGTAATATACACAATATATTATTCTTTTTCTGATCTGGAACAATCAACACAATTTTATAGGAGATTCGCTCACCTATGTAATGCATCTGTGCTCTGGTGGCCCGACCACTGGCAGGATGAACAGGTGCCTCGGTGGCATAGCGGTATCGCGCTTCCTTGGTAAGGAAGAGGTCGCGGGTTCGATTCCCGCCCGAGGCTCTATTCGTTTTTGTTCGGTTCTTTTCAGTGTTTCTCTGCAGCATTCGCTTCTTCCATGCGATCGCTTCTTTCCATCCATGCTTGAAGAGAAAGGGCGGCGCCTCGGCGATTGACCGCGGCGCGCATACGGGACGGGCGATCCGGACGGCGACCCGTCTGATCGACGTGCCTTCCCACACCATACGCACCGGGGGCGCTGTCCCCGGACCTCCGTGCGATAGGAGGGGAAGGCGGGCGGGGAATCGTTCTGAGAGGTTCCCGTCCTCTGCCGATCCGTCACGGAGGGGCAAGAGCGTGAGCGGCCCCTCATGGTCACTCCAGAAGAGAAATTCACCAGAACCGTCAGATCGTTATTTTTCGTGAACTACTGGATCCAATAGTCTCCCCTCATCTCATGTCGACGCCTTTCTCGCTGGAGAAAAAAAACCGGGCAGTCAGTATCTCTTGCTGGCCATCCCCCCTGCCATCATGACGGTCAATACTCCTCCAGGAACCACTTTGCATCCAGGCCCTTGATCTCTTTCACGGTCGTTTCGGGCTTCCACACCACCCGCACCGCAATGTCTCTGTTCATGTCGATGAGCAGATACAGTTCCAGCGCGGTGAACGCAGGCACCGTATAGGCTGTCAACGCCAGGCCCTCGATGTCGGCCAGAAATTCATCAAAACGCTCCTTTCTGATGATATATGTGCTGTCAAAACTGTTATTCATCAGGACCACGTCCCCGATCATGCGGGGAGGGGCGTCCTCGTTTTTATATCTTCGTGCCCGTGCTCGCGGGGACGACCATCGGGTATGCCGGGACAGAACGCTTTTTCATCGAACAGAACCAGATCCACACGGCAGACTATGACCTATCATCATCTCTTCGGCCCGGTCCCGTCCAGACGTCTCGGGGTCTCGCTCGGGGTCGACCTCATTCCCTTCAAGACCTGCTCATACAACTGCGTCTACTGCGAGTGCGGCCCGACGACCCGCCTCACCG contains:
- a CDS encoding CheF family chemotaxis protein is translated as MSSLPVKIEVQGKWIAAKLALDAEGMKSSDNTLAVQYKSIVDLEAKGSVLSIVIKGQKDPIRIASVAKVLSIVKRQILASCSAYRLSTFFMSPAVRGGVFVKDANWEKGGIAVLVSGIWFFSKDHQICVPMDDVASIEMTKREVQGKNIDVIKIDHIEESDVVTSLVLCPITTLQVLYNFLKESTKGMDMAGNELDPQSAQVAMLVYSGMDTASIENMLNVSQRDVDHIYDVLIKQGLAEVVVTRREVKLTTKGVRYISDATKV
- the flaJ gene encoding archaellar assembly protein FlaJ yields the protein MFESVKSKLAEKNGGTVPFEGEFKAVKTKVAEISENKKMEGDLVFMTTYMASAMTADVSRPELFEYTANRYEYISTKYIQKVVFFVKRWNYGYAEGLRMVADRVHNDMLRSMFNRYANSIESGVPDGDFLEMELGTARNVYRNTFEQGFEMLKKWGDAYIALLFSSMLIAIILMISVAIYAPSGIDSALNMAYAMVLLTSGFGVTLMYRAVPVDEKTIDRSMNHWCSREQAMIDRLQKPILGITAVGVLLLLLAGVNTGMVYLMIGLLLAPLGIIGYIDNHNVVLRDEDFPAFIRGVGSIMEGKGTTMVEAIREVDRKSLVALEPLINSAYTKLNLGLEEALTWERFIGDCGTNLIAKYMNIFRDSVALGGAPGVIGKIVGSSMLSQVLLRRKRDMVATGFIVLLVPMHIAMVGIFLTLYEILHTMSKAVTNVMASLGENQAALTSSDSIAGSMMGSMTMFVNFPEDKMVPFVMIILLMITMSNIIAGKVVVGGDRYMVYFLSALLFAITGMLILIVPPIIEFFFQIPQFGAV
- a CDS encoding type II/IV secretion system ATPase subunit, whose product is MGAPLFVSAKLPFKTEANEDLSGCYADPESSALYRMLPSNAREYVKQSPHLLEYLNIFPVNQYGIPLFFSELGRDARNIENLNLIYPADGDTFIHILQDPEDVRNYYIPIEPSFLHSVNYLMPAVEARLIDLLDALDKDPITNEERTVVLKKLIHEIVYIKESGEEISSDLLKGIQKTSVKDKVVKFLNTDFSAKKKLDTSEVDTGVTRLPDGRIVVTPQEHRALEYMMVRDKIEMGILKPFLSDPYIEDISCDGVGPIFIEHKVFKGLKSVIGFTESGPLDHFVIKMAERIKKPITYRNPVVDATLPDGSRINIVYGSDISRHGSNFTIRRVNEEPLSILHLISSKTCDFTIAAYLWICLEFGMSLFVSGETASGKTTTLNAITTFLPPENKIVTIEDTPELTVPHRNWTREVAKGKGKGEGEGSDVTMFDLLKAALRQRPNQILVGEIRGIEGSVAFSAMQTGHPVMSTFHAASVEKLIQRLCGDPINIPKTHVDNLNIVLIQSAVRRPGGGTVRRILSINELVGYDPQSQGFSFVEMFHWDPVTDEHVFSGRGSSYLLENKIATLLGIPESKRNEIYFEVEKRAKILQRLNDAGYIRFWDLFHMISKIKKQGLLDIEV
- a CDS encoding ATPase domain-containing protein, whose product is MAEQSDNSLGDLLGGADKKILSTGNTELDKKIADGLPLESLTLIEGENDTGKSVLTQQIIWGAMKQGLNVDLFTTENTTKSFISQMESMSLDISDYFAWGYLRTYPLHTVGFEWKKEDMQGILQAIIAQIHQSKAEVAVIDSLTLFTEYASTDMILTFFTNCKNLVDHGKTILITLHTYAFEADTLVRIRSICDAHLFMKKALVGDKYVMMLEVVKVRGAQRTTGNIISFEVHPGYGMKIIPMTYAKV
- a CDS encoding flagellin, which gives rise to MSSETITTAILLIGAVIAAGVLVNAIFPIIYTISDTAGSTSHAVDQQARTDIKIINAYVSASNKSADIWIKNLGSTRIAVNELSSSDIFIGKPGEFNRISYSSGWTYDVLDGDSKYWLPGETILIDIDDCNLLPTVSGDVVYFQIVLPGGTVRSTEFTAGA
- a CDS encoding archaellin/type IV pilin N-terminal domain-containing protein gives rise to the protein MRSFKQEEAFTGLEAAIVLIAFVVVAAVFSYVMLGAGFFTSQKSQEVVHSSMAQASSSVEIVGNVVGLGGSSHDNLTNVLFTISTTAGGSAYDVGDVLMTYTDKGGQYIVNRSSSVDRKTGKITPGVPGAGNWSVEQILNGNDDTLVQRGEQFLINVSIPADATAVSGDQFGIELKPAVGATLQLKKYVPTQVDNVTLLFE
- a CDS encoding flagellin; this translates as MRKFGKNDEAFTGLEAAIVLIAFVVVAAVFSYMMLGAGFFTSQKSQEVVHTATSQTSSSVDLAGSVVVIGGASDKLANATFYLQLTSGGTPVDLSRTAYAVTTDNAFALLNSTQVGYTWYNNDTDSDSLLEAGELVKVDVPLNDVSVSPKQVFTIDVKPSVGAALSLARTAPTRIEDKRFYEVY
- a CDS encoding sugar phosphate isomerase/epimerase family protein; its protein translation is MYGISTYALHTLPLAEALDRIAALTGYVEVMDDGLHFLENAEPLLSYDLRYTIHAPSRSVNIASTLEPIRRASVEVITDCFSIAAEVGADVVIHPGYFAWEADKEEARRQFGRSLDELSGAAMERSINYAVENMAWEFFLLQTPDELPLPGDVGLVLDVGHANIRRCLPAFLDHPISHFHLHDNDGSADTHSPVGTGTVDFAAVMKAVRRSGVDPVIEVKEIEGAIESIEKLEGIYG